One stretch of Bombina bombina isolate aBomBom1 chromosome 7, aBomBom1.pri, whole genome shotgun sequence DNA includes these proteins:
- the LOC128636664 gene encoding uncharacterized protein LOC128636664: MMSKKIVSGRSNIHKVNREKRPEFDEIAIYFSKEEWESLEEDQKALYKDVIMDNFRTLQSLGTINCKPPVVMKIEQGEEPYVTGYQHVNDNEHLIDTRKALKTELSYSSNRRQSGIAHDHSGTSTNLMYGPSTVPPRTPVGRTLPAQEASEPFCSTSTSQGVHYSPYQCSSGVKLANKTSSSLAPAAVRYRPFGKAGLQQRPETARILDTGILGSGSQIMSGQSVRRKRSIRGRGRAHELSRTKLGNQGRGPEPNDEDERQRGLRFTHKENEVLIRSILERAGELFSIRKMKGSASYKKALWKQVGAAVSNVGICKRSVEVCKKRYQDCKRIVRQKMLERELHSKGGGPRGDFRFNSWEEMLRRHLRHTTPAKEGTAWDTSTIQAPG, encoded by the exons ATGATGTCTAAGAAAATTGTCAGTGGACGTTCAAATATCCACAAGGTCAACAGAGAG aaacGACCTGAATTTGATGAAATTGCAATTTACTTCTCAAAGGAGGAGTGGGAGAGTTTGGAAGAAGATCAGAAGGCGCTTTACAAGGATGTTATAATGGACAACTTCAGAACCCTGCAGTCTCTAG gaacTATCAATTGCAAACCTCCAGTTGTCATGAAGATTGAACAGGGGGAAGAGCCGTATGTGACTGGGTACCAGCATGTTAATGACAACGAACATCTTATAGATACTAGGAAAG ctctaaaAACGGAGTTATCATATAGCAGTAACCGCCGTCAATCAGGGATAGCACATGACCATTCAGGCACATCAACAAATTTAATGTACGGACCTTCTACGGTTCCACCACGGACACCAGTTGGAAGGACTTTACCTGCACAGGAAGCATCAGAACCTTTCTGTTCAACTTCAACCTCGCAGGGTGTCCATTATTCTCCTTATCAATGTTCCAGTGGGGTGAAGTTGGCTAATAAAACTTCCTCTTCATTGGCTCCAGCTGCTGTACGCTACCGTCCTTTTGGGAAAGCGGGTCTTCAACAGAGACCAGAAACAGCAAGGATCTTAGACACTGGTATATTGGGTTCAGGGTCGCAGATAATGTCTGGCCAGTCGGTCAGAAGGAAGCGAAGTATCAGAGGACGAGGGAGAGCTCATGAGCTTAGCCGGACAAAGTTGGGTAACCAAGGCCGTGGTCCAGAACCAAACGATGAGGATGAGAGACAAAGGGGGCTCAGGTTCACACACAAGGAGAACGAGGTGCTAATTAGGTCCATCCTGGAAAGGGCAGGGGAATTATTCAGTATTAGGAAAATGAAAGGATCGGCGTCTTATAAAAAGGCGTTGTGGAAACAGGTTGGTGCCGCTGTCAGCAACGTAGGAATTTGCAAGAGGTCTGTAGAGGTTTGCAAGAAGCGATACCAAGACTGTAAGAGAATAGTCCGGCAGAAGATGTTAGAGAGAGAACTGCACTCTAAAGGTGGCGGTCCTCGGGGGGACTTCAGATTCAACTCTTGGGAAGAGATGTTACGTAGGCATTTAAGACATACTACGCCTGCAAAAGAGGGGACTGCTTGGGACACATCCACAATACAAGCCCCTG GTTAG